Proteins from a single region of Xenopus laevis strain J_2021 chromosome 9_10S, Xenopus_laevis_v10.1, whole genome shotgun sequence:
- the LOC108702564 gene encoding LOW QUALITY PROTEIN: transmembrane ascorbate-dependent reductase CYB561-like (The sequence of the model RefSeq protein was modified relative to this genomic sequence to represent the inferred CDS: inserted 2 bases in 1 codon; deleted 1 base in 1 codon), translating to MVNALNIGFMPYLVAGSQIPGIAILAITIAWLAHYRGGFXPLQFNVHPLCMVLGLVFLCREALLVYRVFRNETKRSTKILHGALHIMALLISLVGIIAVFSSTKPMGIQILYSLHSWCGITTFSLYILQ from the exons ATGGTGAATGCACTCAACATTGGCTTCATGCCGTACCTGGTGGCAGGGTCACAGATCCCGGggattgccattttggctatAACTATAGCATGGCTAGCACACTACAGAGGAGGTTT TCCCCTTCAATTTAATGTTCATCCACTGTGCATGGTCCTGGGT TTGGTGTTCCTGTGTAGAGAAG CTCTCTTGGTATATCGAGTGTTCAGAAACGAAACAAAAAGATCAACCAAAATCTTGCATGGAGCCTTACACATCATGGCGCTGCTCATCTCACTCGTAG GAATCATCGCTGTATTCAGTTCCACAAAGCCTATGGGTATCCAGATATTGTACAGTTTGCATAGTTGGTGTGGGATCACCACCTTCAGTTTGTACATTCTGCAG tga